From Saprospiraceae bacterium, one genomic window encodes:
- a CDS encoding enoyl-CoA hydratase/isomerase family protein → MDPYVKVSTKEYYEEISFFSEQSNSLPSALLLSLADKITEVSKSSTKSLILLKSEGEKAFCAGASFDELVTIRDLPSGIQFFSGFSKVILALKNSPKIVIGRIHGKAVGGGVGLAAACDYAMATHFSSIRLSELAVGIGPFVIGPVVEKKIGTSTFAKLALNATEWQTADWAKQNNLFHEVFQTTEQLDQYIEYFSSILASSNPEALAELKSVFWEGTDHWENLMNKRASISGRLVLSQFSKNAIAKFKQK, encoded by the coding sequence ATGGATCCATATGTGAAAGTGTCAACAAAAGAGTATTATGAAGAAATTAGTTTTTTTTCTGAGCAAAGCAACTCTCTCCCATCTGCATTGCTACTTTCGTTGGCTGATAAAATTACAGAAGTTTCAAAAAGTTCTACTAAATCATTAATCTTACTTAAGAGTGAAGGAGAAAAAGCATTTTGCGCTGGAGCAAGCTTTGATGAATTGGTTACCATTCGTGATTTGCCATCAGGGATACAATTTTTTTCCGGATTTTCCAAGGTTATTCTTGCCTTAAAAAATTCTCCAAAAATAGTGATAGGTCGTATTCATGGTAAGGCTGTGGGTGGAGGAGTTGGTTTGGCAGCAGCTTGCGATTATGCAATGGCAACTCACTTTTCTTCTATCCGTCTAAGTGAATTGGCAGTAGGTATTGGGCCTTTTGTGATTGGTCCGGTGGTCGAAAAAAAAATTGGAACATCTACTTTTGCAAAATTGGCTTTGAATGCGACGGAATGGCAAACCGCTGATTGGGCAAAACAAAATAATCTATTCCACGAAGTTTTTCAAACCACGGAACAGTTGGATCAATATATTGAATATTTTTCCTCGATATTGGCTTCCTCAAATCCGGAAGCTTTGGCTGAACTAAAGAGTGTCTTTTGGGAAGGGACAGATCATTGGGAAAATCTAATGAATAAAAGGGCCTCGATTAGTGGTAGATTGGTATTAAGCCAATTTTCTAAAAATGCAATCGCTAAATTCAAACAGAAATAA
- the mdh gene encoding malate dehydrogenase, producing MNKVTVIGAGNVGATVANVLAHKDFVKEIVLVDIKAEMAQGKALDSWQQAPVDYYSTRITGTDDYALTKDSDVIVITAGLPRKPGMSRDDLISTNAGIVNSVTKEALKYSNNPIIIVVSNPLDVMTYAAYKVSGLNSKRVFGMAGILDTARYRAFLAEAIGVSPKDIQALLMGGHGDSMVPLPRFTTVSGIPVTEFLDEASLHQIVERTKYGGGELVKLMGTSAWYAPGAAAAQMVEAILKDEKRIFPCCAMLNGEYDLSNVFVGVPVVLGRNGIERIIDLKLDSAEKDLLNQSAAEVASMMKVYDNLPQS from the coding sequence ATGAATAAAGTTACCGTCATCGGGGCAGGAAATGTTGGGGCAACAGTTGCAAATGTTTTAGCCCATAAAGATTTTGTAAAGGAAATTGTACTCGTTGACATTAAGGCAGAAATGGCTCAAGGCAAAGCCCTTGATTCCTGGCAACAGGCTCCCGTGGATTATTATTCTACAAGAATAACAGGCACAGATGATTATGCTTTAACAAAGGATTCTGATGTCATTGTGATTACAGCCGGCCTGCCGCGCAAACCTGGAATGAGCAGAGATGATTTAATTTCTACCAATGCAGGCATTGTGAATTCTGTTACCAAAGAGGCATTAAAGTATTCTAATAATCCAATTATAATCGTGGTTTCCAATCCCTTGGATGTGATGACGTACGCAGCCTATAAGGTAAGTGGTCTGAATTCTAAAAGGGTATTTGGCATGGCAGGAATATTGGATACAGCACGATACCGCGCTTTCTTGGCTGAAGCAATTGGGGTGTCACCCAAAGATATACAGGCATTATTGATGGGCGGTCATGGCGACTCAATGGTCCCGTTGCCAAGATTTACCACTGTTTCAGGAATTCCAGTAACTGAATTTCTTGATGAAGCTAGCTTGCACCAAATTGTCGAAAGGACCAAATATGGTGGTGGTGAGTTGGTAAAACTCATGGGTACATCTGCTTGGTATGCACCTGGAGCTGCTGCTGCCCAAATGGTGGAAGCAATTTTGAAAGATGAGAAAAGAATATTTCCCTGCTGCGCAATGCTAAATGGCGAATACGACCTGAGCAATGTATTTGTAGGAGTCCCTGTTGTGTTGGGGAGAAACGGAATTGAAAGAATTATTGATCTCAAGTTAGACTCAGCCGAAAAAGACCTTCTTAATCAATCCGCTGCAGAAGTTGCCAGTATGATGAAAGTATATGATAATCTTCCGCAATCCTAG
- a CDS encoding acyl-CoA thioesterase produces MFRHKTNWRVRYSETDRMGYVYYGNYPMYYETGRVEALRSLGLSYQKMEDEMGIFMPVMSMNCRYIRPCFYDELLSLETTILSLTDNTIHFQTNVFKENGKLANNGLVILCFVERETKSRMATPSVLFDLIQPYQNDNQ; encoded by the coding sequence ATGTTTAGACATAAGACAAATTGGAGGGTGAGGTATTCCGAGACAGATAGAATGGGTTATGTCTATTATGGAAATTATCCTATGTATTACGAAACCGGAAGGGTCGAGGCATTGAGGTCATTGGGTTTGAGTTATCAAAAGATGGAGGATGAAATGGGGATTTTTATGCCCGTTATGTCCATGAATTGCAGGTACATAAGGCCATGTTTTTATGATGAACTTCTGTCTTTGGAAACCACCATCTTAAGTTTAACCGATAATACCATCCATTTTCAAACCAATGTATTTAAAGAGAATGGAAAGTTGGCAAACAATGGCCTTGTAATTCTTTGTTTTGTTGAAAGGGAAACAAAAAGTAGAATGGCTACACCCTCTGTCCTCTTTGATCTTATCCAGCCTTATCAAAATGACAATCAATAA
- a CDS encoding DUF2461 domain-containing protein, giving the protein MLSPEYTKFFRDLSDNNNREWFNRNKTIFKTEAETMFKGFIKDLIDSFSNLMPDYKNLPEEAIFRIYKDVRFSKDKTPYKTYMSALLSTGGRKSMEKAGWYIEVHPERIDFYAGVYQPDSANLLRIRNHISRNFTEFNSIINEQEFKKHFGEIIGEKSKILPAHLKSVAQSVPEIYNKAFYIIGCLKENQYDKSKLIQDILVKWKLTQPFIRFLSETDIKN; this is encoded by the coding sequence ATGCTTAGTCCTGAATACACAAAATTCTTCCGAGATCTGTCAGACAACAATAACAGGGAGTGGTTTAATCGCAACAAAACCATTTTTAAAACTGAAGCAGAGACTATGTTTAAGGGTTTTATAAAAGACCTGATTGATTCATTTTCCAACTTGATGCCAGACTATAAAAATTTACCTGAAGAAGCAATATTCAGAATTTATAAAGATGTAAGATTCTCAAAGGACAAAACTCCCTACAAAACTTACATGTCTGCCTTGTTGAGTACAGGGGGAAGAAAAAGCATGGAAAAAGCAGGATGGTATATTGAAGTTCATCCTGAAAGAATAGATTTTTATGCCGGGGTGTATCAACCTGACAGTGCAAATCTTCTGAGAATTAGAAATCATATTTCAAGGAATTTTACTGAATTTAATTCCATTATCAATGAACAGGAATTCAAAAAACATTTTGGTGAAATCATTGGAGAAAAAAGTAAAATACTACCTGCACACCTGAAATCTGTCGCTCAAAGCGTTCCTGAAATTTACAATAAAGCATTCTATATTATAGGTTGTTTGAAAGAAAATCAATATGACAAATCCAAATTGATCCAAGATATATTGGTTAAATGGAAATTAACACAGCCATTTATCAGGTTCCTTTCAGAAACTGATATAAAAAATTAA
- the xseA gene encoding exodeoxyribonuclease VII large subunit, whose amino-acid sequence METISLSSLFNKISRVVALNFPEPIWITGEVLQIKMVKNHYYLELAEKGELKDIIAQASAVIWKAKVAEIEAHIQTDLLQILKPGNETRMKVLVDFHSKFGLKLVVLDVDERYYLGKIQQRKNEIIRQLIQEGVWQKNKELALPLVIQRIAIVSSPSASGYIDFLTHMNQNKYGYSFRFNLFQSSMQGISTETDVINAIGQINNRLEDFDCIVIIRGGGSKSDLHDFDNFAIAGAISHSQLPVFSGIGHHQDESIVDQNCHSSFKTPTAVAEHLLDHNFQFERMMLKYFEQLTANIGQKTIYHKSRIEQYELKLKAHLAQIVSLEYMRINKIGIQLISTYKKYLIDLTKEIHSLEMQLQQNDLGLILSNGFTMVSQNNVRVTQIKNLNKNEKLNIHWADGTVELNSKITNEI is encoded by the coding sequence ATGGAAACCATCTCATTGTCCAGTTTATTCAATAAAATCAGTAGGGTAGTAGCTCTTAATTTTCCTGAGCCCATTTGGATCACCGGCGAGGTTTTGCAAATTAAAATGGTCAAAAACCATTATTATTTAGAGTTGGCGGAAAAAGGAGAATTAAAAGACATTATTGCACAGGCATCTGCTGTCATTTGGAAAGCAAAAGTTGCAGAAATTGAAGCCCACATTCAAACGGATCTTTTGCAAATATTAAAACCAGGAAATGAGACACGAATGAAAGTCCTGGTTGATTTTCATTCAAAATTCGGACTAAAGTTAGTTGTTTTGGATGTTGATGAAAGATACTATCTCGGGAAAATTCAACAAAGGAAAAATGAGATTATAAGGCAGTTGATTCAAGAAGGAGTTTGGCAAAAAAATAAAGAACTTGCACTACCATTAGTGATTCAAAGAATTGCTATTGTAAGTAGTCCATCAGCATCTGGTTACATCGATTTTCTCACCCATATGAATCAAAATAAATATGGATACAGCTTCAGGTTCAATTTATTCCAAAGTAGTATGCAGGGAATTTCAACGGAGACCGATGTGATCAATGCCATCGGTCAAATTAATAATCGATTAGAGGATTTTGATTGTATTGTCATCATCCGTGGAGGAGGTTCAAAATCAGATTTACATGATTTTGATAATTTTGCAATAGCCGGTGCGATTAGTCATTCACAACTTCCTGTCTTTTCAGGAATTGGTCACCATCAGGACGAGTCCATCGTTGACCAAAATTGTCACAGCTCATTCAAAACACCTACCGCGGTTGCGGAACATTTACTGGACCACAATTTTCAATTTGAAAGAATGATGTTGAAATATTTTGAACAATTAACAGCAAATATTGGACAAAAAACAATTTACCATAAAAGCAGGATCGAACAATATGAATTAAAACTAAAGGCCCATTTAGCCCAAATTGTTTCATTGGAATACATGCGGATAAATAAAATTGGAATTCAATTAATTTCAACCTACAAAAAATATTTAATTGATCTCACCAAAGAAATACACAGCCTGGAAATGCAATTGCAACAAAATGATTTGGGTCTAATTCTTTCTAATGGATTTACCATGGTAAGTCAAAATAATGTAAGAGTTACCCAAATAAAAAACCTTAATAAAAATGAAAAGTTAAACATTCACTGGGCAGACGGAACTGTCGAGTTGAATTCTAAAATTACAAATGAAATTTAG
- a CDS encoding TIGR00730 family Rossman fold protein: MKSMKQWSQLKAENSWTMFKVMAELVDGFETMQKLGPCVSIFGSARVTEGHPHYELACKIAQRLTEEGFGIITGGGPGIMEAANKGAHLNNGVSVGLTINLPFEQFSNPYLDPRKTLNHRYFFVRKVMFVKYSQAFIALPGGFGTLDELFEVLTLTQTGKISKVPIMLIGAEFWNPLKNWLMNVVGERYGYISPNDKDLIPIVDDPEDVVRIINEFYGGDGSIGLKPTFDL, encoded by the coding sequence ATGAAATCAATGAAACAATGGAGCCAACTAAAAGCCGAAAATAGTTGGACCATGTTCAAAGTAATGGCTGAACTGGTGGATGGCTTTGAAACCATGCAAAAACTGGGACCATGTGTTTCAATCTTCGGCTCAGCCAGAGTAACGGAAGGCCACCCGCATTATGAATTGGCGTGTAAAATAGCACAAAGATTAACAGAGGAAGGATTTGGAATTATAACAGGGGGAGGTCCCGGAATCATGGAGGCTGCCAATAAAGGCGCTCATCTTAATAATGGGGTTTCTGTTGGGCTAACCATCAATCTTCCATTTGAGCAATTCAGCAATCCCTATTTGGATCCGCGAAAAACCCTTAATCACCGGTACTTTTTTGTCAGAAAGGTGATGTTTGTAAAATATTCGCAGGCTTTTATAGCGCTACCGGGGGGGTTCGGCACCCTAGATGAACTTTTTGAAGTATTAACCTTAACGCAAACTGGAAAAATCAGTAAAGTGCCCATTATGTTAATAGGAGCAGAATTTTGGAACCCTTTAAAAAACTGGTTAATGAATGTAGTTGGCGAGAGGTATGGATACATCTCACCAAATGACAAGGATTTGATTCCAATTGTAGATGATCCGGAAGATGTTGTGCGCATAATTAATGAATTTTACGGTGGTGACGGATCGATTGGATTAAAACCAACCTTTGATTTATAA
- a CDS encoding exodeoxyribonuclease VII small subunit has product MKFSVMKNDSYSEAIKEIESTLEKLQKNDIPVDQLESTLVNAKNLIELCKKRLRNIQTEIEKAEEEIMD; this is encoded by the coding sequence ATGAAATTTAGTGTTATGAAGAATGATTCTTATTCAGAAGCCATTAAAGAAATTGAATCCACCTTGGAAAAACTCCAGAAAAATGATATTCCGGTGGATCAGTTGGAGTCCACATTGGTAAACGCCAAAAATTTAATTGAATTATGCAAGAAGAGACTTCGCAATATTCAGACTGAGATAGAGAAGGCGGAGGAAGAAATAATGGATTGA
- the sucC gene encoding ADP-forming succinate--CoA ligase subunit beta: MNLHEYQGKIILQKFGVPVQQGMMIEDASKAEATYQELKQKTGTTFAVVKAQIHAGGRGKGGGVKLAKNLSDVINYTNSILGMMLKTPQTPGGMEGPGKKVRKVLLAEDSYAPDFDACKEFYLSILTDRGSQQNVIIYSTQGGMDIEKVAEDTPELVYKEFVDPALGIQEFQLRKIAFNLGLSSQAFKEMTAFVRNLYNAFVESDASLIEINPCLKNSNDKIIAVDCKFAIDDNALYRHPEIEAMRDEDEEDPTEVEARHHNLNYVKLDGNVGCMVNGAGLAMATMDIIKMAGGNPANFLDVGGTADAARVEQAFRIILKDPEVKAILVNIFGGIVRCDRVAQGIVDAYRNMNNIQVPIIVRLQGTNAELAKEIIDSSGLKVHSAIELQEAADLVTKVLA, encoded by the coding sequence ATGAATTTACACGAGTACCAGGGAAAAATAATCTTACAGAAATTTGGTGTGCCTGTTCAGCAGGGTATGATGATTGAAGATGCATCAAAAGCTGAAGCAACATACCAAGAATTAAAACAAAAAACAGGGACTACATTTGCAGTAGTTAAAGCACAAATTCACGCAGGCGGTCGTGGCAAAGGTGGAGGCGTTAAATTAGCCAAGAATCTATCTGACGTTATTAACTATACAAATTCAATCTTAGGAATGATGCTAAAGACCCCACAAACACCCGGTGGTATGGAAGGTCCTGGTAAAAAAGTTAGAAAAGTTTTGTTGGCTGAAGACAGTTATGCCCCTGATTTTGATGCGTGCAAAGAATTTTATTTATCCATTCTTACTGACAGAGGATCGCAGCAGAATGTAATTATTTATTCGACACAAGGAGGAATGGATATTGAGAAAGTGGCTGAGGACACTCCCGAATTGGTATATAAGGAATTTGTAGACCCGGCGTTGGGTATCCAGGAATTTCAGTTAAGAAAAATTGCATTTAATCTTGGATTAAGCAGCCAAGCATTCAAAGAAATGACCGCTTTTGTAAGAAATTTATACAACGCTTTTGTTGAATCTGATGCAAGTTTGATTGAGATCAACCCCTGTTTGAAAAATTCCAATGACAAAATTATTGCTGTGGATTGCAAATTTGCAATTGATGACAATGCTTTATACAGGCATCCCGAGATAGAAGCCATGAGAGATGAAGACGAGGAAGACCCAACTGAAGTAGAAGCAAGACATCACAATCTCAACTATGTAAAATTGGATGGCAATGTAGGTTGCATGGTGAATGGCGCAGGATTGGCCATGGCAACCATGGATATTATTAAAATGGCAGGAGGTAACCCAGCTAATTTTTTAGATGTTGGAGGTACAGCAGATGCAGCCAGGGTTGAACAAGCATTTAGAATTATACTTAAAGATCCTGAGGTAAAAGCAATTTTAGTCAATATATTTGGAGGAATTGTCCGATGTGATCGGGTAGCACAGGGTATTGTGGACGCATACAGAAATATGAATAACATACAAGTTCCGATCATAGTGAGATTACAAGGGACTAATGCAGAACTTGCAAAGGAAATTATTGATTCATCAGGTCTAAAAGTCCACTCTGCCATCGAACTTCAAGAGGCTGCCGATTTGGTGACCAAAGTTTTAGCCTAA
- a CDS encoding DoxX family protein: protein MKDLLDLIARAFISAIFLFEAFTSAKFFDRTKLTMTEYGLTWNQDFLLVSTIIALTVGGIFLLIGYRPGFAVLLLLIYWVPVTFIVYSFWNKAPDKQTLYSILFMKNIAITGGLIHIYLYGTGRYSFRRLVGMTRIPKS from the coding sequence ATGAAAGATTTATTGGATCTAATTGCACGTGCATTTATCTCAGCTATATTTTTATTTGAAGCTTTTACTTCTGCAAAGTTTTTTGACAGGACAAAGTTGACCATGACTGAATATGGATTGACCTGGAATCAGGATTTTTTACTGGTCTCTACCATAATTGCTCTCACTGTTGGGGGTATTTTTTTATTAATTGGATATCGACCAGGTTTTGCTGTTTTATTGTTGTTGATTTATTGGGTTCCGGTTACATTTATTGTCTACTCTTTTTGGAACAAAGCCCCTGACAAACAAACCCTTTATTCGATTCTATTTATGAAAAATATTGCTATTACCGGTGGACTTATACATATTTATTTGTACGGTACAGGTCGATATAGCTTTAGAAGATTGGTAGGGATGACCCGAATACCAAAATCTTAA
- a CDS encoding YihY/virulence factor BrkB family protein, whose amino-acid sequence MTINNRIHRFVSNSELVKKMMVFAQSNSFPGFQGVSIYDLISFIKSELNKNDISTKSSAMAYHFFLALFPAIVFLFTLTAYLPSELDLFRTLEISMNNILPEDTSKYLWNNVVSGLKPQAKGSLLSIGFLLALYFASNGILAMMKGFDKTYKSSFRKRSFIEKQTVAVIITILLGLLLIVSVILLILGGTIFNWLFGLLNLDVFTSYAIKMLQYLVVILLFFTVIDLIYRYGPALRKPIGFYSPGTIFATLGSILSSLVFGYFVENFSQYHKVYGAISALIITLIWIRLNVIILLLGFEINAAIIINRQLTAPSQN is encoded by the coding sequence ATGACAATCAATAATCGAATCCATCGTTTTGTTTCCAATTCCGAACTCGTAAAAAAAATGATGGTATTTGCACAGTCAAACTCTTTCCCAGGATTTCAAGGAGTTAGTATTTATGATCTTATTTCCTTTATAAAATCCGAGCTTAATAAGAATGATATCTCCACAAAGTCAAGTGCTATGGCGTATCATTTTTTTTTAGCTTTGTTTCCCGCTATTGTCTTTTTGTTTACCTTGACTGCTTATTTGCCTTCAGAATTGGATTTATTTAGGACCCTAGAGATTTCGATGAATAATATTTTACCAGAAGATACTTCAAAATATTTATGGAACAATGTTGTTTCCGGACTTAAGCCACAAGCCAAAGGAAGTTTGCTCTCCATCGGATTTTTACTTGCACTGTATTTTGCCTCCAATGGAATCCTTGCAATGATGAAGGGGTTTGACAAAACCTACAAATCAAGTTTTCGAAAAAGAAGTTTCATAGAAAAGCAAACAGTTGCAGTTATAATTACAATTTTATTGGGTCTTTTACTTATCGTGTCTGTCATACTTCTCATTTTAGGAGGTACAATTTTTAACTGGCTATTTGGATTGTTAAATTTGGATGTTTTTACTTCCTATGCCATTAAAATGTTACAATATCTTGTAGTTATTTTGCTGTTTTTTACAGTAATTGATTTGATTTATCGCTATGGCCCAGCACTTAGGAAACCCATCGGATTTTATTCTCCTGGCACGATATTCGCAACATTGGGTTCAATTTTGTCTTCTTTGGTGTTTGGTTATTTTGTCGAAAATTTTTCGCAATACCATAAAGTTTATGGGGCTATTTCGGCACTCATTATTACCCTGATTTGGATTCGGTTGAATGTAATTATTTTGTTATTGGGCTTTGAAATTAATGCTGCAATCATTATCAATCGTCAACTAACCGCGCCTTCGCAAAATTGA
- a CDS encoding iron-sulfur cluster assembly accessory protein, giving the protein MNVIDQSPIIITDSALNQLNRIRQEQGIPQDFGLRVGVRGGGCSGFSYTLGFDEKKEHDQEFEIGGIKVYMEASHSLYLVGMQIEWVDGLNNRGFSFVNPNAKETCGCGQSFSA; this is encoded by the coding sequence ATGAATGTCATCGATCAATCTCCAATTATAATTACTGATTCTGCATTGAATCAGTTGAACAGAATCAGGCAAGAACAAGGAATTCCTCAAGATTTTGGACTTCGGGTAGGAGTAAGAGGTGGAGGTTGTTCCGGATTTAGCTATACACTTGGATTTGATGAAAAGAAAGAACATGATCAGGAATTTGAGATTGGAGGAATCAAAGTATATATGGAAGCTTCCCATTCTCTATATTTGGTTGGCATGCAAATAGAGTGGGTAGATGGATTGAACAACCGTGGTTTTTCTTTTGTAAACCCCAACGCAAAAGAAACCTGTGGTTGTGGCCAATCATTTTCCGCCTAA
- a CDS encoding T9SS type A sorting domain-containing protein has protein sequence MGSRLFLLWTFILFAFIEILKAQDQPCGTSHKDQSVMLEMAQKSSQLTYKKEGGFIFLPIQVHMLLNDQGNGLYNLISLDESLCTLNKDFEQTGFQFYMENEINFIKNGEWDNHTEFHAGIEMMQTNNVDNVINCYIVTNPAGTCGYFAWDGNAVALSKSCLGKASHTWAHELGHFFSLPHTFFGWEGISYNGSQPTSAYQQRVRRPIENVNRERCQNQADGYCGTTPDYISNRWTCNQEQKTSYFLKDLNDSLFQADGSLFMSYANDRCMSRFSSDQSEAMVQFLHSNRSELLRSAVQPVYLSRIEKENMWPNDSSVISTSSVNFTWPEIPGADGYIFHLARNEAMTITVKFTSTQTNHISLDNLVSGRNYYWRVKPFNKFDFCQPVSDTSYFHYNTISNILDSDQTVTSIHIFPNPATDINEITIQSENVDILDASLANQLGVLEYRPLQKINNHFYKLNIEGLPKGIYFISMKTRDQIITQKLLVK, from the coding sequence ATGGGTTCGCGATTATTTCTCTTGTGGACATTTATTCTTTTTGCATTTATTGAAATTTTAAAGGCACAAGATCAGCCCTGTGGTACAAGCCACAAGGATCAAAGTGTCATGTTAGAAATGGCTCAAAAATCAAGTCAACTTACTTATAAAAAAGAAGGTGGCTTTATTTTTCTCCCCATACAAGTACATATGTTACTCAATGATCAAGGCAATGGTTTATACAACTTAATTTCATTGGATGAATCACTTTGTACACTTAATAAAGACTTTGAGCAAACTGGATTCCAATTTTACATGGAAAATGAAATTAACTTTATTAAAAATGGCGAATGGGACAACCACACCGAATTTCATGCTGGAATTGAAATGATGCAAACCAATAATGTGGACAATGTAATAAATTGTTACATTGTAACAAATCCAGCTGGCACATGTGGATATTTCGCCTGGGATGGAAATGCAGTGGCATTGAGTAAATCCTGTTTAGGTAAGGCATCACATACCTGGGCACACGAATTAGGACATTTCTTTTCATTGCCGCATACGTTTTTTGGCTGGGAAGGAATTTCATACAACGGTTCTCAACCCACCTCAGCATACCAACAAAGGGTAAGGCGTCCCATCGAGAACGTAAACAGAGAGAGATGCCAAAATCAAGCGGATGGTTATTGTGGAACCACTCCTGATTACATCAGTAACCGTTGGACATGCAATCAGGAACAAAAAACATCTTATTTTCTGAAAGACCTCAATGATTCATTGTTTCAGGCAGATGGAAGTTTATTTATGTCCTATGCCAACGATAGATGCATGAGCCGATTTTCATCCGATCAGTCTGAAGCAATGGTCCAATTTCTTCATTCAAATCGATCTGAATTATTGAGATCAGCTGTACAGCCAGTCTATCTCAGCAGAATAGAAAAAGAAAATATGTGGCCAAATGATTCTTCCGTAATTTCAACCAGTTCTGTAAATTTTACCTGGCCTGAAATCCCTGGAGCTGATGGTTACATTTTTCACCTAGCCCGAAATGAGGCAATGACAATCACTGTAAAATTCACCTCCACCCAAACGAATCATATCAGTCTAGACAATTTAGTGAGTGGTAGAAATTATTACTGGCGTGTAAAGCCTTTTAATAAATTTGATTTTTGTCAGCCTGTTTCCGACACTTCTTATTTTCACTACAATACAATTTCTAATATTTTAGATTCTGATCAAACTGTAACAAGCATCCATATATTCCCAAACCCTGCCACAGATATTAATGAAATTACCATACAATCTGAAAATGTTGATATTTTAGACGCATCGCTTGCCAATCAACTAGGTGTTTTGGAATATAGGCCTCTACAAAAAATAAACAACCATTTTTATAAATTGAACATAGAAGGACTACCAAAAGGGATCTATTTTATTTCAATGAAAACAAGAGATCAAATCATCACACAAAAACTGTTGGTAAAATAG
- a CDS encoding transferase hexapeptide repeat family protein, which produces MIYQFKEFIPYIHPSSFVHPLAAITGCVRIGANVYIGPFAAIRGDFGEIIIDDGCNIQEHVMIHMFPGMVVHLESNVHVGHGAIIHGAYIQSECLIGMNSVIMDGCTIGSGSIVGSMSFVKEGSTFEDRSLIVGNPAKVIKKVSDEMLEWKKQGTQLYQQLAGECLNELKPVEPLNTLPENWKTPTGEFKNWTKHKT; this is translated from the coding sequence ATGATTTATCAGTTTAAAGAATTTATCCCATACATCCATCCATCCTCTTTCGTTCATCCTTTGGCAGCTATAACAGGATGTGTTAGAATTGGAGCCAACGTGTATATCGGTCCGTTTGCTGCAATTCGGGGAGATTTTGGAGAGATTATTATCGATGACGGGTGTAATATACAGGAGCATGTTATGATTCACATGTTTCCTGGGATGGTCGTGCATTTGGAATCCAATGTTCATGTCGGACATGGCGCTATTATTCACGGTGCTTACATTCAGTCAGAATGTTTGATTGGCATGAATTCTGTTATTATGGATGGTTGCACAATAGGATCTGGCAGTATTGTGGGTTCAATGTCCTTTGTGAAGGAAGGATCCACATTTGAAGATCGATCTTTGATAGTTGGAAATCCAGCTAAGGTGATTAAGAAAGTTTCCGACGAAATGTTGGAATGGAAGAAGCAGGGCACACAACTGTACCAGCAGTTGGCCGGCGAATGTTTGAATGAACTTAAGCCAGTTGAGCCCTTGAATACACTTCCTGAGAATTGGAAAACACCTACCGGAGAATTTAAAAACTGGACAAAACACAAAACATAA